One stretch of Alcaligenes aquatilis DNA includes these proteins:
- a CDS encoding tryptophan--tRNA ligase, translated as MTTRVLTGVTTTGIPHLGNYAGAIRPAIRASQQADVDAFFFMADYHALIKCDDPERVAISRRAIAATWIACGLDVEKVTFYRQSDIPEIPELSWMLGCVTGKGLMNRAHAYKASVDKNEAAGMEPDDGVTMGLFSYPVLMAADILMFNAHKVPVGRDQVQHLEMARDIAKSFNHLYGRGKELFVLPEVQVEEDVALLPGLDGRKMSKSYDNTIPLFEGGAKALKSAIARIVTDSKGPGEPKNPDDSHLTALYKAFATPEQTQIFRQQLIEGMAWGEAKEALHQVLETMIAPMRERYESLMARPQDIEELLQVGARKARAYATPFIHELKAAVGLRDPISVAATKTETKARKARFVNFRDEDGTFRFRLQDAAGHELFLSRSYADPKQAGVAIKGLQTEAFAEVVKQDGSELQIHCAGEEVARVSADLRDALEAALDSMRD; from the coding sequence ATGACGACACGAGTACTGACCGGCGTTACAACGACCGGTATTCCACACTTGGGTAACTATGCCGGGGCGATTCGTCCTGCTATCCGTGCTAGCCAGCAAGCCGATGTCGACGCATTTTTCTTCATGGCGGACTACCACGCCCTGATCAAATGTGACGACCCGGAGCGCGTAGCCATTTCGCGCCGTGCGATTGCCGCCACCTGGATAGCCTGCGGCCTGGATGTGGAAAAAGTAACGTTTTATCGCCAATCTGATATTCCTGAAATTCCCGAACTGTCCTGGATGCTGGGCTGCGTGACGGGCAAGGGTTTGATGAACCGTGCGCACGCGTATAAAGCCTCCGTGGATAAAAACGAGGCGGCTGGCATGGAGCCGGACGACGGCGTGACCATGGGCTTGTTCAGCTATCCCGTGTTGATGGCGGCTGACATCTTGATGTTCAACGCGCATAAAGTGCCTGTGGGCCGTGATCAGGTTCAGCATCTGGAAATGGCGCGTGATATCGCCAAGAGCTTCAACCATTTGTATGGTCGCGGCAAAGAGCTGTTTGTACTGCCTGAGGTGCAGGTCGAGGAAGATGTGGCTCTGTTGCCGGGCCTGGACGGTCGCAAGATGTCCAAGAGCTATGACAACACGATTCCCCTGTTTGAAGGTGGTGCCAAAGCGCTGAAGTCCGCCATCGCCCGCATTGTGACGGACTCCAAAGGCCCGGGTGAACCCAAGAACCCGGATGACTCCCACCTGACCGCCTTGTACAAGGCCTTTGCGACGCCAGAGCAGACTCAGATCTTCCGCCAGCAACTGATCGAAGGGATGGCCTGGGGCGAGGCCAAAGAAGCTTTGCATCAGGTTCTGGAAACCATGATCGCCCCCATGCGCGAGCGTTATGAATCTCTGATGGCTCGCCCTCAGGACATTGAAGAACTGCTGCAAGTGGGTGCCCGCAAGGCTCGTGCCTATGCAACGCCTTTTATTCACGAATTGAAGGCCGCTGTGGGCCTGCGTGACCCGATCAGCGTGGCGGCTACCAAGACTGAAACCAAGGCCCGTAAAGCCCGGTTTGTGAATTTTCGCGACGAAGATGGCACGTTCCGTTTCCGCCTGCAGGATGCGGCCGGACATGAGTTGTTCCTGTCGCGTTCCTACGCTGATCCCAAACAGGCGGGCGTGGCGATCAAAGGTTTGCAGACTGAGGCGTTCGCCGAGGTCGTCAAACAAGATGGCTCGGAACTGCAAATCCATTGTGCCGGAGAGGAAGTCGCTCGCGTATCGGCAGATCTGCGTGATGCACTCGAAGCCGCTTTGGATTCGATGCGAGACTAA
- a CDS encoding CatB-related O-acetyltransferase: MVQKHWSQVELLHETVSNPNIHIRGTHSYYSHAWTGSFEESVVRYLYGDEYSRKTWDSQWPVDQLHIGDYVCIGAEAVILMGGNHTHRMDWFSLYPFVDKITDAYVGKGDTHIQDGAWIGMRAMIMPGVEVGEGAVVASGAIVTKSVAPYTIVAGNPAVPVRKRFDEASIERLLALRIYDWPEEKFTALRDVICAEDIAALELASQNWDQRSTTQT, translated from the coding sequence ATGGTGCAAAAGCACTGGTCGCAGGTCGAACTCCTGCACGAAACCGTATCCAATCCCAATATTCATATACGTGGCACACACAGCTACTACAGCCATGCCTGGACCGGCAGTTTTGAAGAAAGCGTGGTGCGTTACTTGTACGGGGACGAATACAGCCGCAAGACCTGGGACTCTCAATGGCCGGTGGACCAGCTACATATTGGCGACTACGTATGTATCGGTGCCGAGGCCGTGATTCTGATGGGCGGCAACCATACCCATCGCATGGACTGGTTCAGCCTGTATCCCTTCGTGGACAAGATTACGGACGCCTATGTGGGCAAAGGTGACACCCACATCCAGGACGGTGCCTGGATCGGTATGCGGGCCATGATCATGCCCGGTGTCGAGGTTGGTGAAGGCGCTGTGGTGGCCTCGGGGGCGATTGTGACCAAGAGCGTGGCACCGTATACCATCGTGGCCGGGAATCCGGCTGTGCCCGTGCGAAAACGCTTTGATGAGGCAAGCATTGAGCGGCTGCTGGCCTTAAGAATATATGACTGGCCAGAGGAAAAATTCACGGCCTTGCGCGACGTGATCTGTGCAGAAGATATTGCAGCATTGGAGCTGGCCAGCCAGAACTGGGATCAGCGGTCTACGACTCAGACCTGA
- a CDS encoding ATP-dependent DNA helicase — MLLQDYSDIFSPQGPLAESVPHYRPRQAQLELAQAISETVADSGVLIAEAGTGTGKTWAYLVPVFMQGGKALVSTGTRTLQDQLFRRDIPHLRKALALPVDVALLKGRSNYVCHYHLERLGQDDRALKSRAEIAYLRAIQLFTERSRSGDKGELAEVPEDADIWHRVTSTRDNCLGQDCPFVRDCFVMKARRHAQDADVVVVNHALFMADLALREEGVTDLLPSVDLVVFDEAHQLPDVATRFLGSSVSLYQLTDLCRQIEAAGLAQARETVDWSQVARKLEQAARDLHLRTASLAAQGGRATFQALPEPELFDEALEHLLETFDKVIKMLAMVAERHPDLAAAHKSALEIRARLFQWSQPDRQGRHAYLPESEKDEDQPDEFVRWVESGQHYLRLHSAPLSVAKIFSRYRGKEQSWVLTSATLSVHGDFNHFKRQLGLFDARTEAWASPFDYPNQALFYVPSTLPLPSHPNFNQAFVDALIPLIKAGQGGVLVLCTTLRSVERIADMLRDRFDREDIERNVLRQGERSRQVLLDEFRARGNAVLVGSASFWEGIDLPGDALTLVAIDKLPFAPPDDPVLEARIKECKDRGGNPFMEYQLPEAAIALKQGAGRLIRTERDWGVLMVGDTRIVEKPYGKLLWRGLPPFARTRDPARALAFLREQKAKRQSDEAGQVTMEDGLEQP; from the coding sequence ATGTTGTTGCAGGATTATTCCGATATCTTTTCTCCCCAAGGCCCTCTGGCAGAGTCTGTCCCGCACTATCGTCCGCGGCAGGCTCAGTTGGAGCTGGCCCAAGCCATCAGCGAGACGGTCGCCGATTCTGGCGTACTGATCGCCGAGGCGGGCACAGGCACAGGCAAGACCTGGGCCTACCTGGTTCCGGTGTTCATGCAAGGCGGTAAAGCGCTGGTCTCGACCGGAACGCGTACCTTGCAGGACCAATTGTTCCGTCGGGATATTCCCCACCTGCGTAAAGCGCTGGCTTTGCCGGTCGATGTGGCCTTGCTCAAGGGCAGAAGTAATTACGTCTGTCATTACCATTTGGAACGGTTGGGGCAGGATGACCGGGCTCTGAAGTCTCGTGCGGAAATCGCTTATCTGCGTGCTATCCAGCTCTTTACAGAGCGTAGCCGTAGCGGCGACAAGGGTGAGCTGGCCGAAGTCCCCGAAGATGCGGATATTTGGCACCGGGTCACCTCAACGCGGGATAACTGCCTGGGGCAGGACTGTCCCTTTGTGCGCGACTGCTTTGTGATGAAGGCCCGCCGTCATGCTCAGGATGCCGATGTGGTGGTGGTGAACCACGCCTTGTTCATGGCTGATTTGGCCTTGCGCGAAGAGGGTGTGACGGATTTGCTGCCCAGCGTGGATCTGGTGGTGTTTGACGAAGCGCACCAACTGCCCGACGTGGCCACCCGTTTTTTGGGTAGCAGCGTGTCCTTGTATCAACTGACGGATTTGTGTCGGCAGATAGAAGCGGCGGGTCTGGCCCAGGCCCGTGAGACCGTGGACTGGAGCCAGGTCGCCCGCAAGCTGGAGCAAGCGGCTCGGGATTTGCATTTGCGTACCGCGTCGCTGGCGGCTCAAGGTGGCCGCGCCACTTTCCAGGCCTTGCCCGAGCCTGAGCTTTTTGATGAGGCGCTGGAGCATTTGCTGGAGACCTTCGATAAGGTCATCAAGATGCTGGCTATGGTGGCTGAGCGCCATCCTGATCTGGCAGCAGCGCATAAAAGTGCCTTGGAGATACGTGCACGCTTGTTCCAGTGGAGTCAGCCAGATCGCCAGGGCCGCCACGCCTATCTGCCAGAAAGTGAAAAAGATGAAGACCAGCCCGACGAATTCGTGCGTTGGGTAGAAAGTGGCCAGCACTATTTGCGTTTGCACAGTGCGCCTTTATCGGTGGCCAAGATTTTCTCGCGTTACAGAGGCAAGGAGCAGTCCTGGGTGCTGACCTCGGCGACCTTGTCGGTACATGGGGATTTCAATCATTTCAAGCGGCAACTGGGCTTGTTCGATGCCCGCACCGAAGCCTGGGCTTCACCGTTCGACTATCCGAATCAGGCACTGTTCTATGTGCCCAGCACCTTGCCGCTTCCCAGCCATCCGAATTTCAACCAGGCGTTCGTGGATGCGCTCATTCCGCTGATCAAGGCGGGTCAGGGCGGTGTGCTGGTGCTCTGTACGACCTTGCGTTCGGTCGAGCGGATTGCGGATATGCTGCGAGACCGATTTGATCGGGAAGACATAGAGCGCAATGTGCTGCGCCAAGGGGAGCGTTCGCGCCAGGTTCTGCTGGACGAGTTCCGTGCGCGTGGCAATGCGGTGTTGGTGGGCAGTGCCAGCTTCTGGGAGGGGATTGACCTGCCCGGTGATGCCTTGACACTGGTTGCGATCGACAAGCTACCCTTTGCTCCGCCGGATGATCCGGTGCTGGAAGCTCGTATCAAAGAATGCAAGGACAGAGGCGGGAATCCCTTTATGGAATACCAGTTGCCCGAAGCGGCCATTGCCTTGAAACAAGGGGCTGGGCGCCTGATCCGTACCGAGCGCGACTGGGGCGTGCTGATGGTGGGCGATACCCGTATTGTCGAGAAACCCTACGGCAAATTGCTGTGGCGTGGTTTGCCACCTTTCGCTCGGACTCGTGATCCTGCTCGTGCGCTGGCGTTTTTGCGGGAGCAAAAGGCCAAGCGGCAGAGCGATGAAGCAGGGCAAGTGACGATGGAGGACGGCCTGGAGCAGCCGTAA
- the lpdA gene encoding dihydrolipoyl dehydrogenase: MAKQFDVVVIGAGPGGYIAAIRAAQLGMSVACVDAWSTAEGKPAPGGTCTNVGCIPSKALLQSSEHFEHANLHLAEHGVDVKGVSLNLDKLVGRKDVVVKQNNDGILYLFKKNKVNFFHGTASFGGKVDGGWSVNVAGANAEELVAKNVIIATGSSARALPGAEFDEEQILSNDGALRLPKVPKKLAVIGAGVIGLELGSVWRRLGAEVTILEGAPEFLSAVDRDVAKEALKAFTKQGLKINVGVKVGEIKKTAKQVTINYVDAAGAEHKLEADKLIVSIGRVPNTAGLGADTIGLKLDERGFVVVDDDCATSLPGIWAVGDVVRGPMLAHKAEEEGVAVAERLAGQQPHVNFDTVPWVIYTSPEIAWVGKTEQQLKTEGRAYRAGSFPFLANGRARALGDTTGFVKVLADAKTDEVLGVHFVGPVASELVAEAVAIMEFRGASEDIARICHAHPTLSEALKEAALAVDKRALNF; this comes from the coding sequence ATGGCTAAGCAATTTGATGTTGTCGTAATTGGTGCCGGCCCTGGTGGCTACATCGCCGCTATCCGTGCTGCTCAACTGGGTATGAGCGTCGCTTGCGTGGACGCCTGGTCCACCGCTGAAGGCAAACCCGCTCCTGGCGGTACATGCACCAACGTAGGTTGCATTCCTTCCAAAGCCTTGTTGCAGTCGTCCGAGCATTTCGAGCATGCCAATCTGCATCTGGCCGAGCACGGCGTGGATGTCAAAGGTGTGTCACTGAACCTGGACAAGCTGGTCGGTCGCAAAGACGTCGTCGTCAAGCAAAACAACGACGGTATCTTGTACCTGTTCAAAAAGAACAAAGTTAACTTCTTCCACGGTACCGCCTCCTTTGGCGGCAAGGTTGATGGCGGCTGGTCGGTGAACGTGGCCGGTGCCAACGCCGAAGAGCTGGTTGCCAAGAACGTCATCATCGCTACGGGTAGTTCGGCTCGTGCCTTGCCGGGCGCCGAGTTCGACGAAGAGCAGATTCTGTCCAACGACGGCGCTCTGCGTCTGCCCAAGGTTCCCAAGAAGCTGGCCGTTATCGGCGCCGGTGTGATTGGTCTGGAACTGGGTAGCGTGTGGCGTCGCCTGGGTGCCGAAGTCACTATTCTGGAAGGGGCTCCCGAGTTCCTGTCCGCTGTGGATCGCGATGTTGCCAAGGAAGCCCTGAAAGCGTTCACCAAGCAAGGTCTGAAGATCAATGTGGGCGTGAAAGTTGGCGAAATCAAAAAGACGGCCAAACAGGTCACCATCAATTACGTGGACGCCGCTGGTGCCGAGCACAAGCTGGAAGCCGACAAGCTGATCGTCTCCATTGGCCGTGTGCCTAATACCGCCGGTCTGGGTGCAGATACTATTGGTCTGAAACTGGATGAGCGTGGTTTTGTGGTTGTGGACGACGATTGCGCCACCAGCCTGCCAGGTATCTGGGCGGTGGGTGACGTGGTCCGTGGCCCTATGCTGGCCCACAAAGCCGAAGAAGAAGGTGTGGCGGTGGCCGAGCGTCTGGCTGGTCAGCAACCTCACGTCAACTTCGATACCGTGCCTTGGGTTATCTACACCTCCCCCGAAATTGCTTGGGTTGGCAAAACCGAGCAGCAGTTGAAAACCGAAGGCCGTGCATACCGTGCGGGCAGCTTCCCCTTCCTGGCCAACGGCCGTGCCCGCGCACTGGGTGACACCACCGGCTTTGTGAAGGTTCTGGCTGATGCCAAGACTGACGAAGTCCTGGGCGTACATTTTGTGGGCCCTGTGGCTTCTGAGCTGGTGGCTGAAGCCGTAGCAATCATGGAATTCCGTGGCGCGTCTGAAGATATCGCCCGTATTTGCCATGCTCACCCAACCCTGTCCGAAGCCCTGAAAGAAGCGGCCTTGGCAGTGGACAAACGCGCTCTGAACTTCTGA
- the zapE gene encoding cell division protein ZapE encodes MNVREYYHQALAEKGYRADQAQEQAIDRLQRYYDEWVEFRKMRSGALRRMFSRPEVPRGVYLWGGVGRGKSFLMDAFYLTVPLKRKTRIHFHEFMRGVHKELNQVKGMSDPLDEVAKRIAKRYRLICFDEFHVSDVADAMILYKLLLGLFERGTSFVMTSNYEPSTLYPEGLHRDRILPAIALIQKNMDIMNVDTGVDYRRRALEQVKTYLTPLGPETTAELQSMFTALSDTAPQEPVLSIENRDVKAVALSGSAVWFDFETLCVSARSQNDYLELANRFQTVILSDVPRMTARDASAARRFTWLVDVFYDHKVKFIMSAAVPEEELYVDGPMANEFHRTVSRLMEMQSREYLESERRQAVIL; translated from the coding sequence ATGAATGTTCGCGAGTATTACCATCAGGCTTTAGCGGAAAAAGGCTATCGTGCCGACCAGGCACAGGAGCAAGCTATAGACCGGTTGCAACGCTATTACGACGAGTGGGTGGAGTTTCGCAAAATGCGCTCCGGTGCCTTGCGTCGTATGTTTTCCCGCCCGGAAGTGCCGCGTGGTGTGTACCTGTGGGGTGGCGTAGGGCGCGGCAAGAGCTTCCTGATGGACGCCTTCTACCTGACGGTGCCACTCAAGCGCAAAACCCGGATTCACTTCCACGAGTTCATGCGCGGCGTACACAAGGAACTGAATCAGGTCAAAGGCATGAGCGACCCATTGGATGAGGTCGCCAAGCGTATCGCCAAGCGTTATCGTCTGATCTGTTTTGACGAGTTCCATGTCTCGGATGTGGCCGATGCCATGATTCTGTACAAGCTGTTGCTGGGCCTGTTCGAGCGCGGTACGTCCTTTGTGATGACGTCCAACTACGAGCCCTCCACGCTGTATCCGGAAGGTTTGCATCGCGACCGCATTTTGCCCGCCATTGCGCTGATCCAGAAGAATATGGACATCATGAACGTGGACACCGGTGTGGATTACCGCCGCCGTGCGCTGGAGCAGGTGAAAACCTATCTGACGCCATTGGGGCCAGAGACCACCGCCGAGCTGCAATCCATGTTTACGGCCTTATCGGACACCGCCCCCCAAGAGCCTGTACTTAGCATCGAGAACCGTGATGTGAAAGCGGTGGCCTTGTCAGGCTCGGCTGTGTGGTTTGATTTCGAGACCCTGTGCGTTAGCGCACGTTCGCAGAACGATTATCTGGAACTGGCCAACCGTTTCCAGACCGTGATCCTGTCCGACGTTCCCCGTATGACAGCCCGTGATGCTTCCGCTGCACGGCGCTTCACCTGGCTGGTGGACGTTTTTTACGATCACAAAGTCAAATTTATTATGTCCGCGGCGGTGCCCGAGGAAGAGTTGTATGTAGATGGCCCCATGGCCAATGAGTTCCACCGTACTGTCTCGCGGTTGATGGAAATGCAATCGCGCGAGTACCTGGAGTCAGAACGGCGCCAGGCAGTTATTTTGTAG
- a CDS encoding Tex family protein encodes MTVETLAQQQDHQQILALLASELNIRIQQAASTVELLDNGATVPFIARYRKEATGGLDDNVLRDLEVRLIYLRDMQSRRHAILESIRQQEKLTPELEQAILAADTKQRLEDLYAPYKPKRRTRAQIAREAGLEPLADAILAQKDADPLALAEGYLNAEAKIDTTKAALDGARDILAERFAEQADLLEAMRDYLWKSAHLYSKVAEGKEQEGDKFRDWFDFNEALRQLPSHRVLALLRGRQQGALDLRLGLNPEQDQLLPHPCVLKVAELTDIGADFSADASPRDHWLAEVCRWTWRVKLLTAFESELIGRLREQAEQESTRVFAANLRDLLLAAPAGNKAVLGLDPGIRTGVKAAVIDATGKVLDTATVYPFEPRRDREGAIRTLAGLATRHQVELVAIGNGTASRETEKLVADLQSAFPQLPLTRVVVSEAGASVYSASEMAAQEFPDMDVSLRGAVSIARRLQDPLAELVKIDPKSIGVGQYQHDVNQRELARSLDAVVEDCVNAVGVDVNTASAPLLARVSGLNNTLAKNIVTWRDENGAFQSRKQLRDVPRFGEKAFEQAAGFLRIPGAANPLDASAVHPEAYPVAARILERLQTEASDVMGKSGALKGLSPSDFTDERFGLPTVRDIFNEIEKPGRDPRPEFTTAKFQEGINSLNDLTPGLILEGVVTNVANFGAFVDVGVHQDGLVHISALSDTFVKDPRDVVRVGQTVKVKVQEVDVARKRIGLTMRLNDDSAPVRGSNSTSNAPQRRSGNNRPNRQAEPAPTGAMAAAFSKLRR; translated from the coding sequence ATGACTGTGGAAACCCTCGCCCAGCAACAGGATCACCAACAGATTCTGGCGCTACTGGCCTCTGAACTGAACATCCGCATCCAACAAGCCGCCTCGACGGTTGAGCTCTTGGACAACGGGGCCACGGTCCCTTTTATTGCCCGTTACCGCAAGGAAGCCACCGGTGGCCTGGACGATAATGTCCTGCGCGATCTGGAAGTGCGCCTGATCTATTTGCGCGATATGCAATCGCGTCGTCATGCCATTCTGGAATCGATCCGCCAGCAAGAAAAACTGACGCCCGAGCTGGAGCAAGCCATTTTGGCGGCGGACACCAAGCAGCGTCTGGAAGACTTGTACGCGCCGTACAAGCCCAAGCGTCGTACCCGTGCCCAGATTGCCCGCGAGGCCGGTCTGGAGCCGCTGGCGGACGCCATTCTGGCCCAGAAGGATGCCGACCCTCTGGCACTGGCCGAAGGCTATCTGAATGCCGAAGCCAAGATCGACACGACCAAAGCTGCTCTGGACGGTGCCCGCGACATTCTGGCCGAACGCTTTGCCGAGCAAGCCGACCTGCTGGAAGCCATGCGCGACTATCTGTGGAAGTCCGCCCACCTGTACTCCAAGGTTGCCGAAGGCAAGGAACAGGAAGGTGACAAATTCCGCGACTGGTTCGACTTTAACGAAGCGCTGCGCCAACTGCCTTCTCACCGCGTGCTGGCTTTGTTGCGCGGCCGTCAGCAAGGTGCGCTGGACCTGCGCCTGGGCCTGAACCCCGAACAGGATCAGCTCTTGCCCCACCCTTGTGTGCTGAAAGTGGCAGAGCTGACCGATATTGGCGCTGACTTTTCCGCCGACGCCAGCCCACGTGACCACTGGTTGGCCGAGGTCTGCCGCTGGACCTGGCGCGTCAAGTTGCTGACGGCGTTTGAATCCGAGCTGATTGGTCGTCTGCGCGAACAAGCTGAGCAGGAATCCACCCGCGTGTTTGCCGCCAATCTGCGCGATTTACTCTTGGCCGCCCCTGCGGGCAATAAAGCCGTTCTGGGCCTGGACCCAGGCATTCGTACCGGCGTGAAAGCCGCTGTGATCGATGCAACCGGCAAGGTGCTGGATACGGCCACCGTCTACCCCTTTGAGCCCCGTCGTGACCGCGAAGGAGCGATTCGTACCCTGGCCGGTCTGGCTACTCGCCACCAAGTTGAACTGGTCGCGATTGGTAACGGCACAGCGTCGCGCGAAACCGAGAAACTGGTGGCTGACCTGCAGTCGGCCTTCCCGCAACTGCCGCTAACCCGCGTCGTCGTGTCCGAGGCAGGGGCATCGGTGTACTCTGCTTCGGAAATGGCTGCCCAGGAATTTCCTGATATGGATGTCAGCCTGCGTGGTGCCGTCTCCATCGCCCGCCGCCTGCAAGATCCGTTGGCCGAACTGGTCAAGATCGACCCCAAATCCATTGGCGTTGGCCAATACCAGCACGACGTGAACCAGCGCGAACTGGCTCGCAGCCTGGATGCCGTGGTCGAAGATTGTGTTAACGCGGTGGGTGTGGACGTCAACACCGCTTCTGCTCCCCTGCTGGCACGCGTCTCCGGCCTGAACAACACGCTGGCCAAAAACATCGTCACCTGGCGTGACGAAAATGGTGCCTTCCAAAGCCGCAAGCAGTTGCGTGACGTGCCCCGCTTTGGTGAAAAAGCCTTTGAGCAGGCAGCGGGCTTTTTGCGTATTCCCGGCGCAGCCAACCCTCTGGACGCCTCGGCGGTTCACCCCGAAGCCTACCCGGTTGCCGCCCGTATTCTGGAGCGTCTGCAGACCGAAGCCAGCGATGTCATGGGTAAATCCGGCGCACTGAAAGGTTTGTCCCCTTCAGACTTCACGGATGAACGCTTTGGTTTGCCCACCGTGCGTGATATTTTTAACGAAATTGAAAAGCCCGGTCGCGACCCCCGTCCTGAATTTACGACGGCCAAGTTCCAGGAAGGCATCAACTCCCTGAATGACCTGACGCCCGGTCTGATTCTGGAAGGCGTGGTCACCAATGTGGCCAACTTTGGTGCCTTTGTGGATGTAGGGGTACACCAGGACGGTCTGGTGCATATCTCGGCTCTGTCTGATACCTTTGTGAAAGATCCGCGTGATGTGGTTCGCGTGGGTCAGACGGTTAAGGTTAAAGTCCAGGAAGTGGATGTCGCCCGCAAGCGTATCGGTTTGACCATGCGCCTGAACGACGACAGCGCCCCAGTGCGTGGTTCCAACAGCACGAGCAACGCTCCCCAACGCCGCTCTGGAAACAATCGCCCCAACCGGCAAGCTGAACCAGCACCAACCGGTGCCATGGCAGCGGCCTTTAGCAAACTTCGGAGATAA
- a CDS encoding SulP family inorganic anion transporter, with protein MFIEKIRTEWFSNVRGDLLAGLVVALALIPEAIAFSIIAGVDPKVGLYASFSIATLIAFVGGRPGMISAATGAMALVMVTLVKEHGLDYLLAATILAGMLQMLAGFFRLGQLMQFVSRSVITGFVNALAILIFMAQLPELTNVTWPVYAMTAAGLVIIYGLPYITRAVPSPLVAIVVLSIVYMVFELDIRTVGDMGALPDSLPSFLIPQVPWTWETLQIIFPYSVTLCVVGLLESLMTATIVDDMTDTTSNKDRECVGQGIANIATGFVGGMAGCAMIGQSVINVKSGGRGRLSTLTAGVVLLILVVFLGEWVKQIPMAALVAVMVMVSISTFNWRSIKDLVVHPRTSSVVMLATVVVTVATHDLAKGVLTGVLFSGVFFAHKVRRILHITSSLSQDGQTRTYIVFGQVFFASAENFFSKFDYQEKVPHICIDVSQTRFWDLSSVAALDRVVLKLRRGGAQVQVQGLDASSTTMIEQFARYPSSDGASPVNPH; from the coding sequence ATGTTTATTGAAAAAATCAGAACGGAATGGTTCTCCAACGTTCGGGGTGATTTGCTGGCTGGCCTGGTGGTGGCATTAGCCTTGATTCCGGAAGCCATTGCGTTCTCCATTATTGCCGGTGTGGATCCTAAAGTTGGCCTGTATGCCTCTTTTTCTATCGCGACGCTCATCGCTTTTGTCGGTGGCCGACCAGGCATGATTTCGGCTGCGACCGGGGCGATGGCCTTAGTGATGGTGACGCTGGTGAAAGAGCATGGGCTCGACTATTTGTTGGCGGCGACCATTCTTGCAGGGATGCTGCAAATGTTGGCTGGCTTTTTTCGCCTTGGGCAGCTTATGCAGTTTGTCTCGCGCTCGGTCATCACTGGCTTTGTCAATGCCCTGGCGATCTTGATTTTTATGGCTCAATTGCCGGAGTTGACGAACGTCACCTGGCCTGTTTATGCCATGACGGCGGCTGGGCTGGTCATCATTTATGGATTGCCTTATATCACCAGGGCAGTGCCTTCGCCCTTGGTGGCCATTGTCGTTCTAAGTATTGTCTATATGGTTTTTGAGCTGGATATCCGCACCGTGGGTGATATGGGGGCCTTGCCTGACAGCCTGCCCAGCTTTTTGATCCCGCAGGTTCCTTGGACATGGGAAACACTGCAAATCATTTTTCCTTACTCTGTCACCTTATGTGTTGTGGGTCTATTGGAATCCTTGATGACGGCCACTATCGTGGACGATATGACCGATACCACGAGCAACAAAGACAGAGAGTGTGTAGGACAGGGTATTGCCAATATCGCCACGGGCTTTGTAGGAGGGATGGCTGGCTGTGCCATGATTGGGCAATCGGTGATCAATGTGAAATCAGGTGGGCGTGGCCGACTGTCCACCTTAACAGCGGGCGTTGTGCTGTTGATACTGGTTGTCTTTCTGGGGGAGTGGGTCAAGCAGATACCGATGGCTGCCTTGGTTGCCGTGATGGTGATGGTGTCCATCAGCACATTCAATTGGCGTTCAATCAAAGACCTGGTCGTGCATCCCAGAACATCCAGTGTCGTCATGTTGGCGACGGTGGTGGTCACTGTTGCCACCCACGACCTGGCCAAAGGAGTGCTGACAGGTGTCCTGTTCTCCGGGGTATTCTTTGCACACAAGGTGCGCCGCATTTTGCACATCACCTCAAGCCTTAGCCAAGATGGCCAGACACGTACTTATATTGTTTTCGGGCAGGTGTTTTTTGCCTCGGCAGAGAACTTTTTTTCAAAGTTCGACTATCAAGAGAAAGTGCCGCATATCTGTATTGATGTGAGCCAGACACGATTTTGGGACTTAAGCTCGGTTGCGGCCTTGGATCGGGTTGTGTTGAAGTTGCGTCGTGGCGGTGCCCAGGTGCAGGTGCAGGGGCTCGATGCCAGTAGCACGACAATGATCGAACAGTTTGCTCGTTACCCCAGCAGTGACGGTGCGAGTCCCGTAAACCCTCATTAA